From the genome of Vicia villosa cultivar HV-30 ecotype Madison, WI linkage group LG2, Vvil1.0, whole genome shotgun sequence, one region includes:
- the LOC131650694 gene encoding uncharacterized protein LOC131650694 gives MSRPVERIAEINDGKELWKIVVRIHHRWNVVSNNKEHFEMIFVDKLGDDIHAVVPAPHVSVFTEKCLLGHTYIVSNFKVVPYVLAFRASGHKYMIKFTAGTSPCEINKFISDVVGMVDSIGYAQTESGAQKQQISMMLRDHSNNMLNCTLWESYADQFIKFNKVRVAASLPTVVLLQYAKVKEEGKYPLSVTNTYNVTVLCVDADFPVMKDFIDRMPEESRVTLSEQLGGNSQYSSQSSENQQLTPVQKLFSKAVVLPIAEIIQLTDVTFCATVATTKLLVASPFGWYKIEIEVTHGGKSCNFVFWNRECEMLLGLSASQLRNTMIQAGITNPLDFPLALDQLLKLEMTMKVKWHPRWKNCSVVMIIKNDPIIQQLKEKWGTDEVSSNKLTFVL, from the exons ATGTCAAGGCCTGTTGAGAGAATAGCAGAGATCAATGATGGAAAAGAGCTTTGGAAGATTGTTGTTAGGATTCACCACAGATGGAATGTTGTCTCCAACAACAAGGAACATTTTGAAATGATCTTTGTTGACAAATTG GGAGATGATATTCATGCTGTTGTTCCAGCACCGCATGTGTCGGTGTTCACCGAAAAATGCTTATTAGGGCATACTTATATTGTATCTAATTTTAAGGTGGTGCCTTATGTTCTGGCGTTCAGGGCATCGGGACACAAATATATGATAAAGTTTACTGCTGGAACGTCT CCGtgtgaaattaataaatttatttcagATGTCGTTGGAATGGTGGATAGTATTGGTTATGCACAGACTGAGTCGGGTGCACAGAAGCAGCAAATTAGCATGATGTTGCGTGACCAcag CAACAACATGTTGAACTGTACTCTGTGGGAATCATACGCGGATCAGTTCATCAAGTTTAACAAAGTTAGGGTTGCTGCATCACTCCCTACAGTTGTGTTGCTTCAGTATGCCAAAGTGAAGGAAGAAG GAAAGTATCCTCTGTCTGTGACAAACACCTACAATGTGACCGTTTTATGTGTTGATGCTGATTTTCCTGTCATGAAAGACTTTATTGATAG AATGCCTGAGGAGAGCAGGGTAACCCTGTCTGAACAACTTGGAGGGAATTCCCAATATTCCTCCCAAAGTTCTGAAAATCAACAGCTCACTCCTGTGCAAAAATTGTTCTCAAAGGCTGTTGTTTTGCCTATTGCTGAGATTATTCAACTTACGGAT GTTACATTTTGTGCTACTGTCGCTACAACAAAATTATTAGTAGCATCTCCGTTTGGATG GTATAAGATTGAGATTGAGGTTACTCACGGGGGCAAAAGCTGCAATTTTGTCTTCTGGAACAGAGAATGTGAAATGCTATTGGGTTTATCTGCATCGCAACTTCGTAACACTATGATTCAG GCTGGAATTACTAATCCATTGGACTTTCCGTTAGCACTTGATCAGTTGTTGAAGTTGGAAATGACTATGAAGGTTAAGTGGCATCCACGCTGGAAGAACTGTTCCGTCGTTATGATTATAAAAAATGATCCTATTATCCAGCAACTTAAGGAAAAATGGGGAACAGATGAGGTCAGCTCTAATAAACTGACATTTGTTTTATAA